From a region of the Dictyostelium discoideum AX4 chromosome 2 chromosome, whole genome shotgun sequence genome:
- the expl5 gene encoding expansin-like protein, whose amino-acid sequence MRINFKLILIILTSFYGIINCQSTCPYSKTVINGASATFYSAMDNGNCGFGKLTGPTGPGNYMIAALGTKLYQNGAQCGQCFKISNSKNASVTVMATDSCNDAGYCQRDNHFDLSPTAFSILGAQSQGVLDGLSYVKVPCRVSGNVKVMLKDGSNAYWTSFLVFNNAIDVKQVSIKLSGSSTYVPLTQTTYNYWPSSITAGSFQVRIESIGGEFIYVTIPSVVSSKIYDTGSQFSSSC is encoded by the coding sequence atgagaataaactttaaattaattttaataatattaacaagTTTTTatggaattattaattgtcaAAGTACTTGTCCATATTCTAAAACCGTAATTAATGGAGCATCAGCAACTTTTTATTCAGCAATGGATAATGGAAATTGTGGATTTGGGAAATTAACAGGACCAACTGGACCTGGAAATTATATGATTGCAGCTCTCGGTACTAAACTATATCAAAATGGAGCTCAATGTGGccaatgttttaaaattagtaatTCTAAAAATGCTTCTGTCACTGTAATGGCCACAGATTCATGTAACGATGCTGGATATTGTCAAAGGGATaatcattttgatttatcGCCTACCGCATTCTCAATATTAGGAGCACAATCTCAAGGTGTGTTGGATGGATTATCCTATGTTAAAGTACCATGTAGAGTTAGTGGTAATGTTAAAGTTATGTTAAAAGATGGAAGTAATGCTTACTGGACATCTTTCTTGGTTTTCAATAATGCTATTGATGTTAAACAAGTTTCAATAAAGTTAAGTGGAAGCTCCACTTATGTACCACTCACTCAAACAACTTATAACTATTGGCCATCAAGTATTACTGCTGGTTCTTTCCAAGTtagaattgaatcaattggtGGTGAATTCATTTATGTAACTATACCAAGTGTTGTTAGTAGTAAAATTTATGATACTGGTAGCCAATTCTCTTCATCgtgttaa
- the msp gene encoding membrane selenoprotein → MSLFNLPKVDLGEDCEGGVUARPSSSSSSINNASDESTPLISKTNDEEKANIGISSTSNSPQEEQTKKPLFISILTLLISIPALVGSUCWPVLIASLSGVAVSAGSVELAHSLTFAITLSILSNLAQYHFHKCKKRPSDRGHWIKFGPFYLTAIAVPLATFDILRHILVDNSIWTIHSFISPAAYRPGCENENITCLSVMGWFSAIVFTYTGYACLLVGTIWAADLIPKIKKVWTQLRPSKKN, encoded by the exons atgtcattatttaatttaccaaAAGTGGATTTAGGTGAAGATTGTGAAGGTGGCGTTTGAGCTAGaccttcttcatcatcatcatctatcAATAATGCTAGTGATGAGTCTAcaccattaatttcaaagacAAACGATGAAGAAAAAGCAAACATTGGTATCTCCTCAACCTCAAACTCCCCACAAGAAGAACAAACTAAAAAACCattattcatttcaattCTTACACTTTTAATTAGTATTCCAGCTTTAGTTG GTTCTTGATGTTGGCCTGTGCTCATTGCAAGCCTTTCTGGTGTTGCAGTTAGTGCAGGATCCGTTGAACTAGCTCATTCTTTAACATTCGCCATTACACTTAGTATACTTTCAAACCTTGCTCAATATCATTTCCATAAATGTAAAAAGAGACCATCGGATAGAGGTCATTGGATTAAATTTGGACCTTTTTATCTTACAGCTATCGCTGTTCCATTGGCAACCTTTGATATTCTAAGACATATTCTAGTTGATAATAGTATTTGGACCATCCACTCTTTCATTTCACCTGCTGCCTATAGACCTGGTTGCGAGAATGAAAATATAACTTGCTTGTCTGTTATGGGTTGGTTCTCTGCTATAGTTTTCACTTATACAGGTTATGCTTGTCTTTTAGTTGGTACAATTTGGGCTGCCGATTTAAttccaaaaattaaaaaggttTGGACACAATTACGTCCttcaaaaaagaattaa
- the gxcN gene encoding RhoGEF domain-containing protein (pleckstrin homology (PH) domain-containing protein): MIREEEYSTSQIICGVNNVLFNNNSCTSTNTSTADDMSDTCSLVFDEDPIDLASLTQDELILKKERIRQQTVSELVKTEANYVRDLKLIIKLYIDPIKEHIDIKQIQEVFGCTEGLLNYHREIIHNLEGIPSKPPHLQNVGEVLSKFFESIDYLNLYKEFCSYQNTCIESFEKLKISSKVFSNCIEGAAKSHLTRGLSFPMLIIKPIQRITKYPLLLKSLLENTPIDHMDYGFINYCFLKINSILEEINHQKRLADEKIENDKKIKEIEYSLQNLDSDLKLSNQNRKFIKEGLVSKKLDKELLRCILLNDVLILAKNKKSNSTVKLIVYLENILIRDSIDSLPGYKEGFEILVLNEKKEKIIGLYFSSEAEKKEWLAAIQSLAGGKIDQNKQAKYSWFLKKNSGTFLNSTSSLSSLSSTPTLSIDISMTPSPRSSANLTGLLSNSGCGNGGSSGGSNSPSLESPSFNTRQSHSNSGGGNGTIGRCGLISSSSTSSGSPSSLSLNSITPTGSLRETRKPPPPPLNVKDIFTSPNNSTTGKPLSGPYSANPSPNSTLTHSVIDSLSPTFQSTVPSSSNFSRASSVPSFYNFQNDPSIQQQLQQQLQQQQQQQQQQQQQLQQQDTKHNARRMPQTISSISYGSDDSSSSPQLTTPPASQVLKPNSMTKPPPPPRNASPYNTITADTEYLSTSASSHPLSAPSSGFNTPLSSSCDYVPIKNGGGSRSFTNLLPPPPPLQFPPPIPIPSTTATTTTTINSSSNSPRFPPPPPPSIEFSNLPPPIDFNSLPLPPPPSITTITTTTTTTTTTISTKTEYKSTCTSPIPPPIISNNSKFTPPPLPSSCLNLPPPPDNDDDDGYFSSNNNNNNSIPPPLPPKTYLYQQGDTNRLPPPPPSSSTPHSVSPTPPPQTTPPSTVIRAKSPVTKPTPAPRAKSPITTASIISQPIASKPSSINNNNNNNNNNNNDNNNDNNNNNNQNSINQTCTLPNRSSPFSNINSAFKKTASEIQLPPPPLIVKHAPPPRSSSTIGNVTTNNDLPPPSNNTNNSPTTFQPILSNGTCNLFNKPKFHQASLSKSTGITIQGRTTPPIPLSLPTMPK; this comes from the exons atgattagAGAAGAAGAATATTCAACATCACAAATAATTTGTGGTGtaaataatgttttatttaataataatagttgcACAAGTACTAATACAAGTACAGCTGATGATATGTCAGATACATGTAGTTTAGTATTTGATGAAGATCCGATAGATTTAGCATCTTTAACTCAAgatgaattaatattaaaaaaagaaagaattagACAACAAACAGTTTCAGAATTAGTAAAAACTGAAGCAAATTATGTCagagatttaaaattaattataaag ttATATATTGACCCAATTAAAGAACatattgatattaaacaaattCAAGAAGTTTTTGGATGTACTGAAGGTTTATTAAACTATCATAGGGAAATTATACATAATTTAGAAGGAATTCCTTCAAAACCACCTCATTTACAAAATGTTGGTGAAGTTTTAtctaaattt tttgaaagtattgattatttaaatttatataaagaaTTTTGTTCATATCAAAATACATGTAtagaatcatttgaaaaattaaaaatttcatcaaaagtattttcaaattgtatTGAAGGTGCAGCAAAGAGTCATTTAACAAGAGGATTATCATTTCCAATGTTAATTATTAAACCAATTCAAAGAATTACAAAATATCCATTACTATTAAAATCACTTTTAGAGAATACTCCAATCGATCATATGGACTAtggttttataaattattgtttcttaaaaattaattcaatcttAGAGGAAATTAATCATCAAAAAAGACTTGCCGACGagaaaatagaaaatgataaaaaaattaaagaaattgaatattctttacaaaatttagattcagatttaaaattatcaaatcaaaatagaaaatttataaaagaaggtttagtttcaaaaaaattagataaagaattattaagatgtattttattaaatg atgtattaattttagctaaaaataaaaaatcaaattcaactgtaaaattaatagtttatttagaaaatattttaattcgtgattcaattgattcattacCTGGTTATAAAGAaggatttgaaattttagtattaaatgaaaagaaagaaaagattaTTGGTTTATACTTTTCAAGTGAAGCAGAGAAAAAAGAATGGTTAGCTGCAATTCAATCATTGGCTGGTGGTAAAATTGATCAAAATAAACAAGCTAAATATAGTTGGTtcttaaaaaagaattctgGTACTTTCTTAAATTCAACAAGTTCTTTATCTTCTTTATCAAGTACTCcaactttatcaattgatatttCAATGACACCATCTCCAAGATCTTCGGCAAATTTAACTGGTTTATTAAGTAATAGTGGTtgtggtaatggtggtagtagtggtggtagtaattCACCAAGTTTAGAATCTCCAAGTTTTAATACTAGACAAAGTCATTcaaatagtggtggtggtaatggtacAATTGGTAGATGTGGTTTAATTTCTTCGTCCTCAACTTCATCAGGTTCaccatcttcattatcactGAATTCAATTACTCCAACTGGTAGTTTAAGAGAAACTAGAAaaccacctccaccaccattaaatgttaaagatattttcacttctccaaataattcaacaactgGTAAACCTCTTAGTGGTCCATACTCTGCCAACCCTTCACCCAATAGTACTCTTACTCATTCtgtaattgattcattatctCCAACTTTTCAAAGCACTGTACCATCTTCTTCAAATTTTTCAAGAGCAAGTTCTGTACCatcattttataatttccaAAATGATCCatcaattcaacaacaattacaacaacaattacaacaacaacagcaacaacaacagcaacaacaacaacaattacaacaacaagataCAAAACATAATGCAAGAAGAATGCCACAAAcaatatcatcaatttcatatGGTAGTGAtgattcatcatcttctcCTCAATTGACTACACCTCCAGCATCACAAgttttaaaaccaaattcTATGACAAaaccacctccaccacctAGAAATGCTAGTCCATATAATACAATAACTGCTGATACTGAATATTTAAGTACTTCTGCTTCTTCACATCCTTTATCTGCTCCATCATCTGGTTTTAATACACCTCTTTCATCAAGTTGTGACTATGttccaattaaaaatggtggtggttctagaagttttacaaatttattaccacctccaccacctTTACAATTCccaccaccaataccaattCCATCAACAACcgccacaacaacaacaacaattaattcatcatcaaattcaccAAGATTtccaccacctccaccacctTCAATAGAATTTTCAAATCTACCACCACCTATTGATTTCAATAgtttaccattaccaccaccaccatcaattaCAACTAtcacaacaactacaactactacaacaactacaattTCTACAAAAACTGAATATAAATCAACTTGCACATCACCAATTCCTCCAcctataatttcaaataattcaaaattcactccaccaccattaccatcatcTTGTTTAAATTTACCTCCACCAcctgataatgatgatgatgatggttatTTTTCttcaaacaataataataacaattcaattccaccaccattaccacctAAAACTTATTTATATCAACAAGGTGATACAAATagattaccaccaccaccaccatcctCTTCAACACCACATTCAGTATCACCAACTCCACCACCtcaaacaacaccaccatcaaCAGTGATAAGAGCAAAATCTCCAGTTACTAAACCAACTCCAGCACCACGAGCAAAATCACCAATTACAACTGCATCAATAATATCACAACCAATTGCTTCAAAACcatcatcaataaataataataacaataataataataataataataatgataataataatgacaataataataacaataatcaaaattcaataaatCAAACTTGTACTTTACCAAATCGTTCTTCTCCATTtagtaatataaatagtgcatttaaaaaaactgcTAGTGAAATTCAATTACCACCACCTCCTTTAATTGTAAAGCATGCTCCGCCACCTCGATCATCTTCGACCATTGGAAATGtaacaacaaataatgatttaccaCCTCCATccaataatactaataactCTCCAACTACTTTTCAACCAATTTTATCCAATGGTACTTgtaatctttttaataaaccaaaattCCACCAAGCATCGTTGTCAAAATCTACAGGAATTACAATTCAAGGAAGAACGACACCACCCATACCCCTCTCTTTACCAACAAtgccaaaataa